In the genome of Apostichopus japonicus isolate 1M-3 chromosome 15, ASM3797524v1, whole genome shotgun sequence, one region contains:
- the LOC139980808 gene encoding uncharacterized protein isoform X1, with protein sequence MAQHFRLLYCLPQRIFVRDSLLFVCLLSKEYCTIFVQIHSIRLEYSDNHGKGIRARRIGRKKTTLSWNERIGSSGGKPLLHGPDKNSSAKEQQRRRDATKNSLLLRSYVNWQMEKELYKHVHDLSSVSNADFAEHLLQDHTKRFQMHLFRKDAESQTEAFSAAVTTERSVDTQKGEDTPDPVTSTPLKKPSANVLSNVTSRIRYGAAWERNLRLYEYTLPHLHDPEQKRSYIWQGQALFPDFC encoded by the exons ATGGcacagcatttcagattattgtactgtttaccgcaaaggattttcgtacgcgatagtttgttgtttgtgtgccttttgagtaaagaatactgtacgattttcgtacaaatacattcgattagactagagtatagtgacaatcatggaaaagggatcagggcaaggagaatcgggcgaaagaaaacgaccttatcctggaacgagcgtataggttcaagtggaggaaagccattgttgcatggacctgacaaaaacagcagtgcaaaggaacaacagcgacgaagagatgccacgaagaaCTCCCTGCTTCTACGTTCCTAcgtaaactggcaaatggagaaagaactctacaaacatgtccacgatttgtcttctgttagcaacgcagatttcgcagaacatttgcttcaggatcacacaaaaag gtttcaaatgcatcttttccggaaagatgctgaaagtcaaacagaggcattctcagcagctgtcaccacagaaagatcagttgacactcagaaaggagaag atactcctgatccagttacttcaacacctctcaagaagccatctgccaatgttctgtccaatgttaccagtaggattagatatggagcagcatgggagagaaacctcagactatacgaatacacattgccacatttacatgatcctgaacaaaagagatcatacatatggcaggggcaagcacttttcccagacttttgttga
- the LOC139980808 gene encoding uncharacterized protein isoform X2, with translation MITYKRKPISLKTRKLQLFPLQNDPCASMFQMHLFRKDAESQTEAFSAAVTTERSVDTQKGEDTPDPVTSTPLKKPSANVLSNVTSRIRYGAAWERNLRLYEYTLPHLHDPEQKRSYIWQGQALFPDFC, from the exons atgataacctacaagcgaaagccaatatcactaaaaactaggaagctacagttatttcctctccaaaatgacccgtgcgcaagtat gtttcaaatgcatcttttccggaaagatgctgaaagtcaaacagaggcattctcagcagctgtcaccacagaaagatcagttgacactcagaaaggagaag atactcctgatccagttacttcaacacctctcaagaagccatctgccaatgttctgtccaatgttaccagtaggattagatatggagcagcatgggagagaaacctcagactatacgaatacacattgccacatttacatgatcctgaacaaaagagatcatacatatggcaggggcaagcacttttcccagacttttgttga
- the LOC139980795 gene encoding uncharacterized protein, with product MADFCLSCIATVRPRQEALQCDVCRKWQHRTCGNVMGRRQYLALVRSQRNFYWTCAPCKEEQRDAVQLSEAVGSVGENVDPGNSNDDSHLDVEEQPDPTPDVALELDTPIRYTFLEGGSTRGKEKIFDSLGYSYILRNINKDGSIAWRCPVRSKDIPYCPASLKQSGEIFTRSLKGHLHEAVQGSESVAKIRKEIKESALNHPKEKPSQLVRRALSTHLPEGDPRNCPGLPCMEQLLQTTRTVRRMNRPEEPKNLDFELQLEHVPQQFLVADVRVDEEARHLLFSTEQQLALLAKAKCWYADATFKVCRSPFSQLFSLHAFIQQGESIKQVPLLFAVMSRRKRKDYRKVLRAVKGALPTEPRLRRMVMDFEAAMWRGAKSIFKNVTILGCNFHWRQAVWRKVQNLGLRTAYLTDSGSQSFIKKLMALPMLPVGQIRPQFDVLAGEAASDEMKALCLYIRETWMGDGLWAPDAWCMYRRSIRTNNDVEGWHHALNKDVGAKSPFYPLLWAMFEAASFVKVQVLLVSEGKLKRAERKGYKNIQKKLSNYWDEFEEGKRSTSRLLQACAKMLGNLDV from the exons ATGGCCGATTTTTGTCTTAGCTGCATCGCTACCGTCCGTCCGCGTCAGGAGGCACTTCAATGTGATGTTTGCAGGAAGTGGCAACACCGTACTTGTGGAAATG TCATGGGTCGAAGGCAATACTTAGCACTGGTTCGGTCCCAGCGAAACTTTTACTGGACATGTGCTCCCTGCAAGGAAGAACAGCGCGATGCTGTCCAGTTGAGTGAGGCTGTTGGGAGTGTTGGGGAGAACGTTGATCCTGGAAATAGTAACGACGATAGTCATTTGGATGTCGAG GAACAACCAGACCCTACTCCGGACGTTGCCTTGGAGTTGGACACACCAATCAGGTACACCTTCCTAGAAGGCGGCTCAACAAGAGGCAAGGAGAAAATATTCGACAGCCTGGGTTACTCCTACATTTTGAGGAACATTAATAAAG ATGGATCAATTGCATGGAGATGCCCTGTACGTTCCAAGGACATTCCCTACTGCCctgccagtttaaaacaaaGTGGAGAAATTTTTACCAGGAGTCTGAAGGGTCACCTACACGAGGCAGTGCAGGGGTCAGAGAGTGTGGCAAAGATAAGAAAGGAAATAAAG GAATCGGCACTTAACCATCCAAAAGAAAAACCAAGTCAATTGGTTCGCCGGGCACTGAGTACTCACCTTCCAGAAGGAGATCCACGGAATTGCCCTGGGTTGCCATGTATGGAGCAACTCCTCCAAACAACAAGGACCGTTCGTAGGATGAATCGTCCGGAAGAACCAAAGAATTTGGATTTTGAACTGCAG ttaGAACACGTTCCACAGCAATTTCTGGTGGCTGACGTAAGGGTGGATGAGGAGGCACGTCATCTGTTGTTTTCAACTGAGCAACAGCTTGCTTTACTGGCCAAAGCAAAGTGCTG GTATGCTGATGCCACTTTTAAAGTCTGCCGCTCTCCTTTCAGTCAATTATTTTCGTTGCATGCGTTCATTCAGCAAGGGGAAAGCATTAAGCAAGTACCTTTGCTTTTTGCTGTAATGTCTCGCAGAAAACGAAAAGATTACAGGAAAGTTCTGAGAGCAGTGAAGGGTGCCCTGCCTACTGAACCACGATTGAGGCGCATGGTGATGGATTTCGAAGCGGCAATGTGGAGAGGGGCAAAATCCATCTTCAAGAATGTCACCATTTTAGGGTGCAATTTTCACTGGCGCCAAGCAGTGTGGAGAAag GTGCAAAATTTGGGCTTGCGAACAGCATACCTGACTGACAGTGGATCACAGTCCTTCATAAAGAAGTTGATGGCTCTGCCGATGCTGCCAGTGGGACAGATCCGGCCCCAGTTTGATGTTCTGGCAGGGGAGGCAGCATCGGATGAGATGAAGGCCCTGTGTTTATATATCCGTGAGACCTGGATGGGCGATGGACTGTGGGCACCTGATGCATGGTGCATGTATCGTAGGTCAATCAGGACCAACAATGATGTAGAAG GGTGGCACCATGCATTAAACAAAGATGTAGGGGCTAAGAGTCCATTTTATCCTCTTCTATGGGCCATGTTCGAAGCGGCCAGCTTTGTGAAAGTACAAGTTCTGCTCGTGTCAGAAGGAAAATTGAAGAGAGCGGAGAGGAAAGGATACAAAAACATCCAAAAGAAGCTTTCAAACTATTGGGATGAATTCGAGGAGGGGAAACGCTCCACGAGTAGGTTGCTGCAGGCATGCGCCAAGATGCTGGGCAATTTGGATGTTTAG
- the LOC139980798 gene encoding rab5 GDP/GTP exchange factor-like: protein MSLPGFRRKPKKPVFHVDEKELLCKNGCGFYGNVAWQGLCSKCWREVSQKQREAQIQSDEKLAREIYEKEEALAARSRLPQSSQPEEQLPSEDGTQQMGVGFEKFEGRQQNRNRATSKSLKTILSRSRPVKETADQLSENQSHRKVKRQLSTESRQAKSRFVEYLRRLNRNMAEDIYKQCTELVEKIEQFQERLSIDQVAGKVQDFYAEMGDRIASHHIYQGVTTNQQSSIMDHMEKYLMTRLHRDFFSPADTDDEQKDLAIQNRIRKLHWVTEDMLGAAIEERSVAVSQLIVQAQTELIEMNAKKAPIDKLGCVSRCCKIIFQIVQASQGIPAGADDFLPVLIYLILKANPPQLHSNIQFISRFSSPSRLQSGEVGYFFTNLTCSIMFVENLDAKSLSLTQEEYDDYMSGKLQPAQAAEPICEGLFMMYNNISALEDLRRRQENLMKNAREFSREMEAWKQKVTNQIEDAISSKPLVKKRYSKQPVNIDNDVGEEMKGLPVPMEPQKVN, encoded by the exons ATGTCACTCCCTGGATTCAGAAGGAAACCAAAGAAGCCAGTTTTTCACGTCGACGAGAAAGAATTACTCTGTAAAAATGGTTGTGGTTTCTATGGAAACGTGGCCTGGCAAGGACTCTGCTCGAAATGCTGGAGAGAGGTTTCGCAGAAACAAAGAGAAGCCCAGATACAAAGTGATGAAAAACTTGCCAGAGA GATTTATGAGAAGGAAGAGGCTTTGGCTGCCAGATCAAGGTTACCACAATCTTCACAGCCCGAGGAACAACTGCCTTCGGAAGATGGCACACAGCAGATGGGAGTCGGTTTCGAAAAGTTCGAAGGCAGGCAACAAAACCGAAATAGAGCTACTTCAAAAtctttgaaaacaatattaTCTAGAAGTCGTCCAGTCAAAG AGACCGCCGACCAGCTATCCGAGAACCAATCACATCGCAAAGTCAAACGACAACTCAGCACAGAGAGCCGGCAGGCCAAGAGCCGATTCGTGGAATATCTCAGGAGGCTTAACAGAAATATGGCAGAAGATATATACAAACAGTGCACTGAATTGGTGGAAAAGATCGAACAGTTTCAAGAGAGACTCTCCATCGATCAGGTGGCAGGGAAGGTTCAGGATTTCTATGCAGAAATGGGCGACAGGATCGCTAGTCATCACATATATCAAG GTGTAACAACGAACCAACAGTCTTCCATAATGGATCACATGGAGAAGTACTTAATGACGAGACTTCACAGGGATTTCTTCTCGCCAGCCGATACGGATGACGAACAGAAAGATTTGGCCATCCAGAACAGGATACGGAAGCTCCACTGGGTGACTGAGGATATGCTCGGAGCCGCTATCGAGGAAAGAAGTGTGGCCGTCAGTCAGCTCATTGTCCAAGCACAAACTG AACTGATCGAGATGAACGCTAAGAAGGCTCCGATAGATAAGTTGGGTTGCGTGTCCCGTTGCTGCAAGATCATCTTCCAGATAGTTCAAGCTTCCCAGGGGATCCCAGCTGGTGCTGACGACTTCCTCCCAGTTCTCATTTACCTCATTCTTAAGGCTAATCCTCCGCAACTCCATTCCAACATTCAGTTCATATCAAGATTCTCCAGTCCTTCTCGACTCCAGTCTGGAGAGGTTGGCTACTTCTTTACTAATCTG ACTTGTTCGATAATGTTCGTGGAGAATCTGGACGCCAAGTCCCTGTCGCTAACTCAGGAAGAATACGACGATTACATGTCCGGTAAACTCCAGCCCGCCCAGGCGGCAGAACCCATCTGCGAGGGCCTCTTCATGATGTACAACAACATATCGGCCCTGGAGGACCTCAGGCGACGCCAGGAGAACCTGATGAAGAACGCTCGGGAATTCAGCCGAGAGATGGAAGCCTGGAAACAGAAGGTGACCAATCAGATCGAGGACGCCATCAGCAGTAAACCTCTGGTCAAGAAACGGTACAGCAAACAGCCGGTCAACATAGACAACGACGTCGGGGAGGAGATGAAAGGGTTGCCCGTTCCCATGGAGCCGCAGAAAGTGAATTGA